AACGAGCTGACCGAGCACCCCGAAGACGCCGACGAACTGGTGGCCCTCATCGGCCAGCAGAACTCAGTCCAGCAGGCGAACGCCAAGCTCCACGGCAGCGGCGAGTGGGCCATCCCCAACGAGGACGGCCTGCTCAACGTCGCCGAGACGCTGGAGTACGTCCGCCACCTGGCGGCCAAGTACACCCAGCCCCAGCGCAAGTGGAAGAGCCAGTACTGGCCGACCACGCTCGAGCGAGCGCTCGGACGGGACCAGCGCATCATGCTGTATCCGTTCGCGACCGGCGCCCAGAACCTGCTCCTCGTCGGACCGGACCGGTTCGGCAACGACTGGTCCAAGCTGTCGGATAACGTTCACGAGGCGGTGATCCACGCGGTCACGCGGCACATCCTCGCCGTCAACAACGAGACCGACACCCGCCGCGTCACGCACGAGCTGTTCAGCGACGAGCTGCCCGCGTACCTGCGGGACATCGTCGAGGACTACGAGCAGGGCAAGGCGCGCGGCGTCAAGGTCGAGCGCTACGCCACGCCGGAACAGCTTCAGGCTGCCGGTCTGGATGTCGACTCCTTCGGGAGCCGCCACCCTTTCGGCGCTGAGCCCGAGCACGATGACGCGTGGTACGAGGCGCGTCTTCGTGAGGTCGCTCTGGCTCCGATCAACAAGCCGAACGGAGACATCCGCAAGAGTCGCTGCGTCCTGACGTCAGTCAGCGCCGCACACGGTGATGTACGACTGGACAACGTGATCGTCCTGGGCTTCGTCCAGCTGGCCCACGGTGACCTCGAAGGCACGTTCTACATGCCTTCGAGGCGCAGCCCCAGTCTGGCTCACGGTGACGACGACTCCATCGTTCGTGACCTCCCCTGGAAGCGGCTCTATGCCAAGGCCCAGGAGCTCGGCCTGATCTGAGCAGTTCGATCGTCAGCAAGATGAGAAGGGAGGGGGCGGCTTCGGCCGTCCCCACACCTTCCTTAGTTTAATATCACTTTATTCAACATCTCTTACACCAGCAAACGCTGGTTTTTTGTTTATTCAGAAAAATAAAGCCAACTGCGGGCAATATCCGCAACTCAAACCTAAGTCGGAATACCCCAACCTTCAAACTGAACTGTGCCATCACCTATATACAGCACGTCCGCGAAATAACCTCCACCGTTAAAGCTCTGGGTAGGGTAGGTCGAACTACCCGTACCCGCTTGGTATTTACCGTTATGCACACTCGAGGTAGTCTGCGGCGCCGTTAGGTCACCGTCGGTAACACTACTTGATGCAAATAATCCTGAGGTTGATGCATAGTAATCAATCGTCCATACACAAATAACGTATTTCGTATTAGCAGTAATCGAGATGGGCGTCGTAAAGAGAACCTGGCTCCAACCTGTTTGAGGATTGCTAAAAGTAGCTGAAGCGAGAGCCGTGCCTGTTGTATCTGAAGTCCAGCTATATAACGTTGCAATAACAGGATGTGTAGGAAGAATATCAGGGAAATACCACCGTGCACCATAGATCTTACCGTCGCTCGATGACGTGAAGAGCGTACCAAGGGTATAGTCAGTACTATCATTGGCAATCGTAGAAGTTGGAACAAGTGTCGATGTATAAATAGTTTTATAGTCGACAGGAACGGTGGCGGGAAGACCGTATGCCGAAGGTGATTGTACTGTCCCCGGTCCTACGAGAGCAGGAGCTGCAAGATTGGCCGTCGTACCTAGTAATGTTGTCGGCTGGTGTCCAAAATCACCCAACACGTTAATAAATGCTTGCTGCATCACAACGTCGACCGGACCATTAATATCCAGGTTACCCGCACGGTATCTGCTCAGTCCCCATGGAAAACGCCACGTGCCCGTGTTAAAGACCAACGCACCAGATGGTGCTTGGTAAAGCGTCATGCCATAGAATAGCGTTCCATCTGCATTGTAGCTATTACCATAATAGTCGGCGCGCTGCGCACGAATTTGCGTTGCCTGACGATTTAACATCACCATGTTTTTTGGCGTAGTTGGTTCGTCGACTTTTACATAGTCCCACTCAGCACCTATCGCACCTGGAAAGAGGACTGTTCCCGGTGATATATACATCATTCCCACTGCAGCATGTGGGTTGGCAAATTGAGCAGTTGCCGAATAGGTATGACTTCCTAGCGTAACGGCACCATTGGTATCCATAGCCACAAGCGACACCCACGGTCCAGATGCTGCAGTTGAGGTGTCAACCTCGACACGAGACGTTAGCCCTGCACCGGCTGTCCAGCTAGTTGTTTTCTGGGTGCCCGTTGCATCTACATCAGCAAACACACAAATCGCCCACCGGTCGCTACCTTCAGTTCGAATCGCAAGTGTTGCATGAGCCGCACCACCACTCGCATCTGCAGCAATCGTCTTATTCGTCTCTTCCCATACAGCGCCTCCGTAGGCAATACAAGTCGCACAGGCCATCACCGACCTGGTCCAGTTAAAAACGTAGGCAGCGGCACCAGCCTGAGATGCGTACACCTGAATAAGAACAGTCGAAATATTTGTCAAACCAGTAGATTGTTGAAAGACAACACGGAAACCATTTGAGCTAAAACCACCCGGGTCGCCATTAAAAGCGATGGTCATTAGAATGAGATCTCCTACTTGCGTGGACGCCGGCGTGGTAACGGTAATCGCCGTGCCGGCAGTCGACAGAGCGACCGTTGATGAGCCGTGAGGCGTAATCGTACTACCCGTCGAAACAGATGTATTGCGCCAAATCGGAAGACTGCTGTAGTCGTTCGGAACGGCAATGCGCTCACTAAAGGTTCCGTTACCAACAAACCATTGACCTGTCATGCCGGTCTCCGGTCGTCGATTGGTATTATTAACACCGCCGACAATCGTACGTGAATCACGCCAGGTACCGGTATAGCTTATCGGGTCATACTTAGTAGTATTATCATAACCAGTGGTATCATGTGAGTCTTTATAGCAAATCATAGTACGTCGACTCGTGTCGGCAGGATCAAATCGCACATGCCAAAGAGAAGTGTTCGAAGTAATAAACATCAGATTAGTGCCAGCATCGCGAGCACTCTCGTAGGCATCGCGTACATTAGCAGACCAGTACTCACTATGTCCCTGCGAAATGGCTGTTGCAAACTTCGACGGTATCGAGGTATCTTTGTCGATATCAACCATCGTATAGTACGCAACGTCGTAACCGTTCGCCTCCAAAAAGCTCACCGCTCCACCTTCAGAATCCCAAAAAAATGTTTCTGAATTAGCGCCTATTGTTCCAAGAGGTCTATCATAGGAAACAGCAAACCCTCTGTTAGCTGTCGTAGGACTCGGTGCCGTACCGTACAGGTATCGTCCGCTATAGCCAGAATAACCATTACCCGTATCGGTTACTCCTCCCCAGGGGTTATATGCCTGCCAGGTGAAATCTGCTGTTGTCATCATGATAGTTTGCGATTTTGTTGATGGGACAGGGGATTTGACCACAAAAGTGCCCATCATTTGATACGCAGAGTTATCCGTTCGTCTTAATGTATACGAATAAATTCCTGGCGTCGCAGCCGCTGGAATTGCCCAGGTAGCATTTGTCGTCCATGCACATACGGTTCCACCATACGAATTGATCGTAGGCACTGGCTGCACCACAGGACTACCCGAGATCGTAGCTTGGGCTCGTGCACCAAACGGAAAATAGCCATAATGGCCAATGCGCACAATCTCTACGTTGAATCCAATATTGTTGGAGTAAACTTTAAAGTCAACTGTGTCACCAGGATTATACGACAGGCTTCCAGTGTAGCCGCTAATTTGAGCATTGAGAGCATCAGTTGGAGCAGAGAGCCATTTATTATAGTATGTGCCTGGCAAGGAGTTCTCCGCGGCAATCGCATTCGGGTAGGGATTAGAGTACGTAGCAACGCCACCAGACAAATCTTGATACGCCCAAACAACTGACTGGTGTATAGAACCAAGCTGGATACTAGCACTCTGAGCCTGCAATGTAGTAGCACTAGACTGATCCGAGACAGCAATCATCGACCAATAAATACTTTTCGATGGATCCGTATTAATGCCTTCATTAGCATATTGTTTACCCAGTGGTTCAAATCCCCACCATTGGTGCTGTGATACGGCGATTGAGCTATCGCCAACGGTAAACATAGCAAAAACCACTGCTGAATTGGTCGTAGTAATTGTCCCCGTTTTTGCACGACCATTAGTATCAATGCTCGTGTTACCGCCCACTCCACCTTCCGTCGCACCAGCTATAAAACTGCCAAGCGAACCTGAGGCAAACTCATAAATCATCCCATCAACATTTTCTGCGCCATTGAGCGATATCGCTACGGCCGTCGTTCCACCAGCCGAATCAACAATGTCCTGTGCAGCCACTTCGCGAGTATTAAGCGATGTCGTTCGTTTCGTGAATGCCGTCGTACCTAATTTTGCCGTTACAATCGCACCGCCACCCGCAACGCACACAAGTGTTGAACCGGCAGTTGTAGCAGGAATCGTAACGCTAAAATTAGCCGTTGCCGTGCTCGGGCTCTTAAAACGGGTCGAGTTTAAAAGTCGAGCCATGGCACTATCCTACGAAACAGCCTTCGTTACGATAACAGTTGTTGTTAGGTCGGCACCAGCGACTGTCGAGCCAACCTGAAGCACATCAACCGTTAGATAATCTCCAGCCACAAGAGAAGTTATGTCAGGTGTCGCACCGGGACCACCGCTATTTGCACCAGCAGTAATGCGAGGCCGATTAGCAGCTGTGGTGTATATGGTGCTGCCATTCTTTTTAATATCGAGTACTAAATCCGCTCCAGTTGGAGCTGTACCAACCATAAGTCGCGTACCAACGATAGTATATGTACCATCAACAGGGAATCGCATCGTGCCACCAGAGACAGTGAGCGTACCGTTTTTCGAGAATGTAGCGAGCGAAAAGGTGAGGGTGTGAGAGTGCGCAGGTAGATTGGCCATAGGTAACTTGGCTGCTGCGTCTAGCGGTGCATAACCGTTTGCCGCACCTTTGTTGGCTGTTTGTTCAGCACTGTTAATAGTTGACGCTTTTTTAAGAGTGCCGTCAGCGTTAAGCTCTACACTTAGAAAATCGTTTAAAATTGCGCCCCAGGTACTGTCATCTGAACCTGGTATAGGCAAACGCGACATCGTTGCTACCTCTTTATTCTATATATGTACAATGCGCTCTACCGCGCGTTACAATTACACTTATGTTTCATTATAACTACCTACTACAGGATGTAAAGATCACATCAAGAATAATATGTTCGAAGATAGCCACAGGTGTCCCGGCGTCTGCTAAGAATCATTCGCTTGATATGACTTGAGTAAGGTGGGCGAGGCCGAGTGTTGAAGATGACCACGCACCCAAGGCCACATAGAGGCATCCCTTGATGTCGAGGAACAGATAATGCACACCTCAATTAGCGAAAACTCTACTCTACACCATCGACACCCGCACAAGCAATTTCCTAACGGTTATTCAGCAGAGTGGTCGATTTCTTATAAGGCGCACCCTCCACCTAAATCAAGAACCCCGTCTCTAATTGTTTTAGAGCTTCGTCGATTCTGTCGAGGTAACTTTCATCGTTATCCTCACTGTCAATTAAGATACCGATCGTCACTCCCATGAGCGCACTCGCGAGTGTACGAACAGCGGGATCATCTGCCGTTCGTTTGGCGTGTTCAGCGATTAAGCTAGCAAGCATGTCGGTGCTCATGGATATCTGATCAATCATGGCCATTCTTAACTTTGGAACGGTACGAATTAAGATCATACGTTGTCTATGTAATTTGCTTTCTACGGCGCTTATTGTTGATCCTGAGAATACTTCGTTGAATGTATTTCGCAATGCCTGAATAGTTGTAATATTCGAAGACTGATTACGAAAACTGCTCATAAGGTCAGGACCAAGGCTGTTATACAGCACGGCCGCCTCCTTTGTTGCAAAGTGTCTAAAAAAAGTGCTGCGCGAAATCATTGCCGCCACCGCGATCTGCTCAACTGTTACAAGGTCGTAACCATGTTTGATGGATAATACCACGGCCTTTTTATGCACAGTGTCTAACAGGTGTCGTCTCTTTTGCTCTCGCAATCCTACGCGAATCTTCATAGCATGCCGTGATTCGCTCATAGGTTTTCTCACTGTGTTCATATTCATACAATAGTATAAAATGAGACTGAGTGTCAATATTCTTGACACGAATACTGCCTTTGCTTATAGTCGAATTGGCGCCAGGTTTTCAAACTAACATTAAGCAGGAGGGGTAACTATGAATGCAGATGATCTTGATTTCGAAAATATAAAACCAATCGATCATAACCAGGAATCATTAAAAGAGGGGTCAAAGGCAACACCACTTTCCACCCTCATCTGGGCAGTTGCATCAGGTGATCTAGCTACCGTGGGCGCTCAAATCGCCGACGATATCGAATGGGGGCTCATGCCTTACAACAAAGTGCTCAAAGGAAGAAATGAAGTTATGCCGTGGTTTCAGGCGGCCGTAGCGGATAAAAAAACTCCTATCATGATCACGAACGCAATCGCTAGTGACTGGGGTGTTCTAGAGTACTGGAATATCGGCACCGTGAGTGAAGAGGTTATTAAGTTTGGCAACGAGCAAAAATGGCCTTGGCCAAAAGACCCAGAGACCTTCCTGGGAGAAAAGTACAAAGTTGCTCAGTGTTTTGTGTATCACCTTAATTCAGAAAGAAAGATAGATCTGATGAGGCAGTACCTAGACACCGGGAGCGTATGGGCACAGTTTTAATAAGAAGCTAGAAAATATAAAAACCTGGATGACACCGGCATCCAGGTTTTTTCTTAGGCTGTAATGAATTCACGACTTGAGGTGGGGGATTCGAACCCTGAATAATTTATAACCGTTCCTTGACGGGATACTCTCGAAATTTAGCCTTCGGGAAAGCGGATCACTTCTGCGAAGTATAAAGTGATTCAGGCTGGCAATCGAAAATAACGTTAGATGTACTGAGCGATAAGGGCTGTCTTGCTTTTCTGTAGCTCCGTCGGCGTACCTTCAAACATAATTTTGCCACCCTTGTCACCACCATCAGGGCCAAGATCGATAATCCAATCTGCCTGGCGAATCACCTCAACATTATGCTCAATTGTGATGACCGTATTTCCTTCACCAACCAGCCGATCGATGAGTTTATGGAGGCGAGCAATATCAGAAATATGCAACCCAGTCGTAGGTTCATCAAGCACATACACGCTACCTTTTTTATGCAGTTCGCTGGCAAGTTTTATGCGCTGACATTCACCACCTGAGAGGGTACTGAGCGGCTGACCAAGCGTTAGGTATTCTAGGCCAACATCGTTAAGCGCTTGCAATTTAGCTGCAACTTCAGGCAAGTCAAAGAATTCATTCGCGTCACTCATTGTTAAATCAAGTACATCGGTAATCGACTTGCCATTATATTTGTAGGCAAGTACTTCATCCTTAAACCGTTTACCGCCACATACATCACACGGTGTCTTAGCATCATCCAGGAAGCCTAGGTTTTGAGTCAAAAATCCAGCACCTTTACAGTTATCGCAGGCACCTTTGGAGTTAAAGCTAAAGAGTCCAGCATCTACTTTGTTAGTATCGGCAAAAGCTTTGCGAATCACGTCCATGATTCCTATATAAGTGGCCGGGTTAGAGCGGTTAGAAGTACCAACCGGCGTTTGGTTAACGACAATTGCAAGCGGATGTTGCTTTAAAAATTCATCATGAATCAGTGAGCTCTTACCTGATCCCGATACACCAGTAACCACCGTAAAGACACCTGTCGGAATATCAACCGTAACATTCTGCAGATTATGTGCGGTCGCGTTCTTCACCGTCAGTTTACCATTAGATTTGCGAAACTCCGGTTTAATAGGTACTTGGTCTTTGAGGTGTTCGCCTGTAAGCGTTTTCGCTTTTAACAACTCTGCATAAGTACCCTCAAAAACCACCTCGCCGCCCTTTGTGCCGGCAAGGGGACCAACATCCACAATATGATCAGCGGCTTTGATAACATCTGGATCATGTTCTACGACGATAACTGTATTACCTTGATCGCGTAGTTTGCATAACAACTCATTTAAGCGGTGAACATCTCGCGGATGCAGACCGATGCTTGGCTCGTCAAAGATATACATTACATCAACTAGGCTACCGTTAAGATGTTTTACCAACTTAACACGCTGCGATTCACCACCAGAGAGCGTGTCAGTTGTCCGATCTAGACTAAGATATCCGAGTCCAATCTCTACTAAGTTAGATAACCGTTCTTCAACTGTCTTTACGAGCGCATGATTCTCTTGACGATCAAGTTTTTGAACAACGCCAAGCAGTTTATCAACCTGTATCGCGCTGAAATCAGCAATATTATAACCCTCGATCTTGCAAGCTAGCGCCTTTTGGTTCAATCGAGCACCATGACACAGCTCACATATACCCATAGTAATAAATGGACTGACGTTTTTCTGCGTGCGCTCTGACATCGTTCTAAAATCGAACTGCGTGATGTATTTGCGTACGAACTTATCGACTACACCCTCAAAATTGAGCTTCATACCGGCGCCCAGATCAACTTTAACTAACCCCGAGTGATAAAGTGCATCAAGTTCTTTTTGACTAAAATCTTTAAGTTTCTTATCCGGGTCAAATAGACCTGAATGCTGAACAATCCTTAGCTGCCAACTATTGGTACTAGTATAGTCGGGGAGGCGTAGGGCCCCTTCGTTAATTGATTTATCCATATCAAATGCCGCATCCATATCGATACCCAGTTTTTGGCCTACCCCGTTACAGTTAGGACACATGCCGGCGGGATCATTAAAAGAGAAGGCGTTTGCATACCCTACATATGGCTTACCGAACCGAGAAAACATCAGTCGCAAGGCCGTCGCAATATCGGTTACCGTACCGACGGTCGAGTGTGAACCACCACCGAGCGGCTTTTGATCCACAATCACAGCCATGCTCAAGTTTTTAATCTCATCAGCCTCAGGCTGGCTGATACGAGGTAAGAAGTTACGAACAAACATACTAAAGTTCTCGTTTAGCAACCGCTGCGATTCGGCGGCGATAGTATCAAACACAATGCTTGATTTTCCCGAGCCCGATACGCCTGTAAAAATAGTTATCTTGCGTTTTGGAATCTTAAGACTGACGTCCTTTAGGTTGTTCTCGCGGGCACCGCGAATTTCAATATATTCTTGCATGCATGCTCCTTGTACCTCTTATAGTACTATGATTTGATTCACAGTGTTACCGGAATAAAAAAGAGGCCCACAGTGGAGCCTCTTTTTGTATGTTTTTCTAGAAAGGCGCTCGTGCATCATGCTTCTGCGCAAAGAAGATGACATTTTCATCTGGGTCTTTTACGTTCAACCACTTTACGGCAGATCCAGGCCCGAATAGATCATCCTGAACTTCATCAATCTCAAGATCTTTATCGCTTAGTTCTTTGTGCGTGGCGTCAACATCTGACGTCTCAAAATACACCGATACTTTACTAAGCTGAGCGTTCTCAGCGGCAGCGCTCGATCG
This is a stretch of genomic DNA from Candidatus Chromulinivoraceae bacterium. It encodes these proteins:
- a CDS encoding DUF4082 domain-containing protein; this encodes MARLLNSTRFKSPSTATANFSVTIPATTAGSTLVCVAGGGAIVTAKLGTTAFTKRTTSLNTREVAAQDIVDSAGGTTAVAISLNGAENVDGMIYEFASGSLGSFIAGATEGGVGGNTSIDTNGRAKTGTITTTNSAVVFAMFTVGDSSIAVSQHQWWGFEPLGKQYANEGINTDPSKSIYWSMIAVSDQSSATTLQAQSASIQLGSIHQSVVWAYQDLSGGVATYSNPYPNAIAAENSLPGTYYNKWLSAPTDALNAQISGYTGSLSYNPGDTVDFKVYSNNIGFNVEIVRIGHYGYFPFGARAQATISGSPVVQPVPTINSYGGTVCAWTTNATWAIPAAATPGIYSYTLRRTDNSAYQMMGTFVVKSPVPSTKSQTIMMTTADFTWQAYNPWGGVTDTGNGYSGYSGRYLYGTAPSPTTANRGFAVSYDRPLGTIGANSETFFWDSEGGAVSFLEANGYDVAYYTMVDIDKDTSIPSKFATAISQGHSEYWSANVRDAYESARDAGTNLMFITSNTSLWHVRFDPADTSRRTMICYKDSHDTTGYDNTTKYDPISYTGTWRDSRTIVGGVNNTNRRPETGMTGQWFVGNGTFSERIAVPNDYSSLPIWRNTSVSTGSTITPHGSSTVALSTAGTAITVTTPASTQVGDLILMTIAFNGDPGGFSSNGFRVVFQQSTGLTNISTVLIQVYASQAGAAAYVFNWTRSVMACATCIAYGGAVWEETNKTIAADASGGAAHATLAIRTEGSDRWAICVFADVDATGTQKTTSWTAGAGLTSRVEVDTSTAASGPWVSLVAMDTNGAVTLGSHTYSATAQFANPHAAVGMMYISPGTVLFPGAIGAEWDYVKVDEPTTPKNMVMLNRQATQIRAQRADYYGNSYNADGTLFYGMTLYQAPSGALVFNTGTWRFPWGLSRYRAGNLDINGPVDVVMQQAFINVLGDFGHQPTTLLGTTANLAAPALVGPGTVQSPSAYGLPATVPVDYKTIYTSTLVPTSTIANDSTDYTLGTLFTSSSDGKIYGARWYFPDILPTHPVIATLYSWTSDTTGTALASATFSNPQTGWSQVLFTTPISITANTKYVICVWTIDYYASTSGLFASSSVTDGDLTAPQTTSSVHNGKYQAGTGSSTYPTQSFNGGGYFADVLYIGDGTVQFEGWGIPT
- a CDS encoding TetR family transcriptional regulator; translation: MSESRHAMKIRVGLREQKRRHLLDTVHKKAVVLSIKHGYDLVTVEQIAVAAMISRSTFFRHFATKEAAVLYNSLGPDLMSSFRNQSSNITTIQALRNTFNEVFSGSTISAVESKLHRQRMILIRTVPKLRMAMIDQISMSTDMLASLIAEHAKRTADDPAVRTLASALMGVTIGILIDSEDNDESYLDRIDEALKQLETGFLI
- a CDS encoding excinuclease ABC subunit UvrA, whose amino-acid sequence is MQEYIEIRGARENNLKDVSLKIPKRKITIFTGVSGSGKSSIVFDTIAAESQRLLNENFSMFVRNFLPRISQPEADEIKNLSMAVIVDQKPLGGGSHSTVGTVTDIATALRLMFSRFGKPYVGYANAFSFNDPAGMCPNCNGVGQKLGIDMDAAFDMDKSINEGALRLPDYTSTNSWQLRIVQHSGLFDPDKKLKDFSQKELDALYHSGLVKVDLGAGMKLNFEGVVDKFVRKYITQFDFRTMSERTQKNVSPFITMGICELCHGARLNQKALACKIEGYNIADFSAIQVDKLLGVVQKLDRQENHALVKTVEERLSNLVEIGLGYLSLDRTTDTLSGGESQRVKLVKHLNGSLVDVMYIFDEPSIGLHPRDVHRLNELLCKLRDQGNTVIVVEHDPDVIKAADHIVDVGPLAGTKGGEVVFEGTYAELLKAKTLTGEHLKDQVPIKPEFRKSNGKLTVKNATAHNLQNVTVDIPTGVFTVVTGVSGSGKSSLIHDEFLKQHPLAIVVNQTPVGTSNRSNPATYIGIMDVIRKAFADTNKVDAGLFSFNSKGACDNCKGAGFLTQNLGFLDDAKTPCDVCGGKRFKDEVLAYKYNGKSITDVLDLTMSDANEFFDLPEVAAKLQALNDVGLEYLTLGQPLSTLSGGECQRIKLASELHKKGSVYVLDEPTTGLHISDIARLHKLIDRLVGEGNTVITIEHNVEVIRQADWIIDLGPDGGDKGGKIMFEGTPTELQKSKTALIAQYI
- a CDS encoding glyoxalase superfamily protein, coding for MQTANKLMMVTINVGDMTKSKEFYVDKLGFAISTEYRMDDDNWWTTLALPEGGASLTLSRSSAAAENAQLSKVSVYFETSDVDATHKELSDKDLEIDEVQDDLFGPGSAVKWLNVKDPDENVIFFAQKHDARAPF